In Aquimarina spinulae, a single window of DNA contains:
- a CDS encoding M16 family metallopeptidase, whose translation MKTIKILVFILVITGALFSCKKNTTTKEASQETVENKEFKVDFEKFTLDNGLQVILHIDRSDPVVAVALTAHVGSAREKEGRTGFAHLFEHLLFLESENLGKGGLDKMSARIGGSGANGSTSQDRTNYYQTVPKDALEKMIWAEADKLGFFINTVTDPVLAKEKQVVKNEKRQSVDNRPYGHVNYVIDKNMYPADHPYSWQVIGSLEDLQNATLQDVKDFYNHWYVPNNVTLTIAGDFDSDQAKAWVHKYFDEIKRGEDIPALEKRPVVLTETKKLHYEDNFARLPQLTMTWPTVPVYHSDSYALEVLSTYLSEGKKAPFNKVLVEDKQLSPEITMFNFGSELAGQYHLIIRGFEKTDLNTIDSAVSEAFAKFETEGISQEDLDRIKASQETAFYNGLSSVLGKGFQLAQYEIFAGDPGFINQDVKNILAVTIDDVNRVYNQYIKGKHYVATSFVPIGQSNLALKDSKLAEVVEEKIVAGAEENFDASIVADYKKTSSSFDRSTEPPYGDTPEVTVPQVWQDQFSSGIEVYGIQNDEVPLVQFRINIRGGLLLEKPDKVGVSNLLAQLMTKGTQNKTTEELENAIESLGAFINISARDESIIISGSTLSRNYNKIMALVEEMILLPRWDLKEFELIKQSVISQIQQEKASPISIASNEYAKLSYGKDHILSHNNLGTETSVSTITIEDLKHYYNANIVPNVTKIHVVGDITKTMTKTSLANLNTKWQHKEVKFPALDAPKAPQQSKVYFYDVPDAKQSQLRFGYPALAATDSDYYPVQIMNYRLGGGGFASQLTQQLREGKGYTYGIRSGFSGSTIPGMFTISSGVRSNVTYESADLVKEILNNYGKNYTQDDLDITKSSLIKSNARAFETFNSKLNMLTNMSTFQYPKDYVTQREAIVNNMTVDEIKKLTGTYLDPNKMIYLVVGDAKTQLKKLEQLGFGTPVLLNEENTAVKD comes from the coding sequence ATGAAAACAATTAAAATTTTAGTATTCATTCTAGTCATAACAGGAGCCTTGTTTTCCTGTAAAAAGAATACAACAACAAAAGAGGCATCTCAAGAAACCGTTGAGAATAAGGAATTCAAAGTCGATTTTGAGAAATTTACACTCGATAATGGATTACAGGTGATATTACATATTGATCGATCAGACCCTGTTGTTGCTGTTGCCCTAACTGCACACGTAGGTTCTGCACGCGAAAAAGAAGGAAGAACTGGTTTTGCTCACCTATTCGAGCATTTACTTTTTCTAGAATCGGAAAACTTAGGAAAAGGTGGATTAGATAAAATGAGTGCTCGCATTGGTGGATCAGGAGCAAATGGTTCTACAAGTCAGGATCGCACAAACTATTACCAAACTGTACCTAAAGATGCACTTGAAAAAATGATCTGGGCAGAAGCTGATAAATTAGGTTTTTTTATTAATACTGTTACCGATCCCGTTCTCGCCAAAGAAAAGCAAGTGGTTAAAAATGAAAAGCGCCAGAGCGTAGATAATCGCCCTTATGGACATGTCAATTACGTAATCGATAAAAACATGTATCCCGCAGACCACCCATATAGCTGGCAGGTAATTGGGTCATTAGAGGATTTACAAAACGCTACATTACAAGATGTAAAAGATTTCTACAATCATTGGTATGTCCCTAATAATGTTACACTTACTATAGCCGGAGATTTTGATTCAGATCAGGCTAAAGCATGGGTGCATAAATATTTTGATGAAATTAAACGCGGAGAAGATATCCCTGCATTAGAAAAACGTCCTGTGGTTTTGACAGAAACCAAAAAATTACATTATGAAGATAATTTTGCACGTCTTCCGCAATTAACGATGACCTGGCCAACCGTACCAGTATATCATTCCGACTCATATGCTTTAGAAGTACTTTCTACCTATTTATCTGAAGGAAAAAAAGCTCCTTTCAATAAAGTATTGGTAGAAGACAAACAGCTCTCTCCCGAAATTACCATGTTTAATTTTGGATCAGAATTAGCTGGTCAATATCATTTGATCATTCGTGGATTTGAAAAAACAGATCTAAACACTATCGACAGCGCTGTTTCTGAAGCTTTTGCAAAATTTGAAACCGAAGGCATCTCACAAGAAGATCTTGATCGTATTAAAGCAAGCCAGGAAACTGCATTTTACAATGGGTTATCTAGTGTGCTGGGTAAAGGGTTTCAGCTAGCGCAATATGAGATTTTTGCAGGAGATCCCGGTTTTATTAACCAGGATGTAAAAAATATCCTTGCAGTAACTATTGATGATGTAAATAGAGTATATAATCAATATATCAAAGGGAAACATTATGTTGCGACAAGCTTTGTTCCTATCGGACAGAGTAATTTGGCTTTAAAAGATTCTAAACTTGCAGAAGTAGTCGAGGAAAAAATTGTAGCAGGAGCAGAAGAAAATTTTGATGCCAGTATAGTGGCAGATTATAAGAAAACCTCATCTAGTTTTGATCGATCTACAGAACCGCCATATGGAGATACTCCTGAGGTTACCGTACCACAGGTATGGCAAGATCAGTTTTCGTCAGGAATTGAAGTATACGGAATACAAAATGATGAAGTTCCTCTGGTACAATTTAGGATAAACATAAGAGGAGGTTTATTATTAGAAAAACCTGATAAAGTAGGTGTATCAAATTTATTGGCACAACTCATGACTAAAGGCACCCAAAACAAAACTACAGAAGAATTAGAAAATGCGATAGAAAGCCTGGGCGCATTTATTAATATTTCGGCAAGAGACGAAAGTATTATAATAAGTGGGAGTACTTTATCCAGAAACTATAATAAAATTATGGCTTTGGTAGAAGAAATGATTCTTCTGCCAAGATGGGATCTTAAAGAGTTTGAGTTAATCAAACAAAGTGTTATTAGCCAGATTCAACAAGAAAAAGCAAGTCCCATAAGCATTGCTAGTAACGAATATGCTAAACTAAGCTACGGAAAAGATCATATTCTTTCTCATAATAATTTAGGCACAGAAACTTCTGTATCTACTATTACAATAGAAGATCTTAAACACTATTATAACGCTAATATAGTTCCTAATGTTACCAAAATTCATGTGGTAGGTGATATTACAAAAACTATGACAAAAACATCTCTAGCAAACCTCAATACCAAATGGCAGCACAAAGAGGTCAAATTCCCGGCTTTAGACGCACCTAAAGCTCCGCAGCAATCCAAAGTATATTTTTATGATGTACCCGATGCTAAACAATCTCAATTGCGATTTGGGTATCCTGCATTAGCAGCAACAGACTCGGATTATTATCCAGTACAGATTATGAATTATCGCCTGGGTGGTGGTGGTTTTGCTTCACAACTCACACAACAATTACGAGAAGGTAAAGGATACACCTATGGTATACGCTCTGGATTTTCGGGAAGTACTATCCCTGGAATGTTTACGATATCTAGTGGTGTAAGATCTAATGTCACCTATGAATCAGCTGATTTGGTTAAAGAAATTCTGAATAATTACGGAAAAAATTATACTCAAGATGATTTAGATATCACAAAAAGTTCTTTAATAAAAAGTAATGCAAGAGCTTTTGAAACCTTTAATTCTAAATTGAATATGCTAACTAATATGAGTACGTTTCAATATCCAAAAGATTATGTTACACAACGAGAGGCAATTGTAAATAATATGACCGTAGATGAGATCAAAAAACTAACGGGTACATATCTAGACCCTAATAAAATGATTTATCTTGTGGTAGGTGATGCAAAAACACAGCTCAAAAAACTAGAACAGTTAGGTTTTGGCACTCCTGTTTTATTAAATGAAGAAAATACCGCAGTTAAGGATTAA
- a CDS encoding pirin family protein, with amino-acid sequence MKTVLHKSNTRGKAEYGWLNSHHSFSFANYYDPKRMNFGVLRVLNDDIVAPGMGFKKHPHDNMEIISIPLEGDLEHKDSIGNTTVIKQGDIQVMSAGTGVFHSEHNKNRDRDVKFLQIWIVPNKKDVEPRYDQITLNSKNLQNQLYQILSPNTDDLGVWIHQDAWFYIGELEMGNVQNYTLKDPKSGVYTFVLDGDVTIENQNLHKRDGFGLWETDHIKIKADSNSKVLLMEVPMTN; translated from the coding sequence ATGAAAACAGTTCTACACAAATCAAATACCAGAGGAAAAGCAGAATATGGATGGTTAAATTCTCATCATTCTTTTAGTTTCGCAAATTATTATGATCCAAAAAGAATGAACTTTGGGGTATTACGTGTGCTTAATGATGATATAGTTGCCCCAGGTATGGGTTTTAAGAAACATCCACATGATAATATGGAAATTATATCTATTCCTTTAGAAGGTGACCTCGAGCATAAAGATAGTATAGGAAACACTACGGTTATAAAACAAGGAGATATACAAGTAATGAGTGCGGGTACAGGAGTATTTCATAGCGAGCATAATAAAAATAGGGATCGTGATGTAAAATTTCTACAGATTTGGATCGTCCCTAATAAAAAAGATGTCGAACCCAGGTATGATCAAATTACTTTGAACTCTAAAAACTTACAAAATCAACTATACCAGATTCTCTCTCCTAACACAGACGATTTGGGAGTATGGATACATCAGGATGCCTGGTTTTATATAGGTGAATTAGAAATGGGGAATGTACAGAATTATACACTAAAAGATCCTAAAAGTGGAGTGTACACATTTGTACTAGATGGTGATGTAACAATAGAAAACCAAAACTTACATAAAAGAGATGGATTTGGTTTATGGGAAACAGATCACATTAAAATTAAGGCTGATAGTAATTCAAAAGTATTACTAATGGAAGTACCAATGACTAATTAA
- a CDS encoding M57 family metalloprotease — MKKIKLLALCAIVAGFTTSCEKKEVSSETQEEAVKEPLSKAHIQGLLDAGVNPNGAEYITLKRPDGSTVKAIKSHDIAIALDNLAEQALEKMDNGTKQYRTRNLVSQGRTINVIGYTGRGRALTSKMRTGLQWAVNNYNAVSTSLTFRLTFSASTNGDIVVQNFGGSSAGGQAEFPSGGRPGKFIKIYGGIDNYSANVVEHLMTHEMGHAVGFRHTNYGRRNCRDSNNEGQGSIGAIHVPGTPTANQTGQQGLDTDSVMIACFSGNEDGEFSNYDRIALRYMY, encoded by the coding sequence ATGAAAAAAATCAAATTATTAGCGCTTTGCGCTATCGTTGCAGGATTTACAACATCTTGCGAGAAAAAAGAGGTTTCTAGCGAAACACAAGAAGAAGCTGTTAAAGAACCGTTATCAAAAGCTCATATTCAAGGACTTTTAGATGCAGGAGTTAACCCTAATGGGGCAGAATATATAACTCTGAAACGTCCCGATGGATCAACAGTAAAAGCAATCAAATCACATGATATAGCTATAGCTCTTGATAATTTAGCAGAACAGGCTTTAGAAAAAATGGATAATGGTACTAAGCAATATAGAACTAGAAATCTGGTAAGTCAAGGACGTACAATTAATGTTATCGGTTATACAGGAAGAGGCCGTGCATTAACGAGTAAAATGCGTACTGGTTTACAGTGGGCGGTAAATAATTATAATGCAGTTAGTACTTCGTTAACTTTCAGGCTAACTTTTTCGGCTAGCACAAATGGTGATATTGTAGTTCAAAATTTTGGAGGATCAAGTGCAGGAGGACAGGCAGAATTCCCTAGTGGAGGTCGACCAGGAAAATTCATCAAAATATATGGTGGCATAGATAATTATAGTGCTAATGTTGTAGAACATTTAATGACTCATGAAATGGGACATGCCGTTGGTTTCAGACATACAAATTATGGTCGAAGAAATTGCAGAGATTCTAACAACGAAGGACAAGGCAGCATTGGAGCTATTCACGTTCCTGGTACACCAACAGCCAATCAAACAGGTCAACAAGGTTTAGATACCGATTCTGTTATGATTGCTTGTTTTAGTGGTAATGAAGATGGAGAATTTAGTAATTATGATAGAATAGCTTTAAGGTACATGTACTAA
- the rimO gene encoding 30S ribosomal protein S12 methylthiotransferase RimO, with protein sequence MRTKTLKKNKINVVTLGCSKNVYDSEVLMGQLRANNKEVVHEEEGNIVVINTCGFIANAKEESVNTILEYVQKKEEGVVDKVFVTGCLSERYKPDLEEEIPDVDQYFGTTELPGLLKALGADYKHELIGERLTTTPKNYAYLKIAEGCDRPCSFCAIPLMRGTHKSTPIEELVIEAEKLAADGVKELVLIAQDLTYYGLDLYKERKLADLLRALVKVDGIEWIRLHYAFPTGFPMEVLNVMKEEPKVCNYIDIPLQHISDPILKSMRRGTTKAKTTKLLEEFREAVPEMAIRTTLIVGYPGETQEDFETLRAWVKEMRFERLGCFTYSHEENTHAFNLEDDVPEEIKIERANEIMEIQSQISWELNQQKIGQEFRIIVDRKEGNYFVGRTEFDSPDVDNEVLINASKYYLKTGDFATVKINEAEDFDLYGEVI encoded by the coding sequence ATGAGAACAAAGACATTAAAGAAGAACAAAATCAATGTAGTTACACTAGGATGTAGTAAAAATGTATATGATAGTGAGGTGTTAATGGGGCAACTGCGAGCCAATAATAAAGAAGTTGTTCATGAAGAGGAAGGAAATATTGTTGTCATTAATACGTGTGGTTTTATTGCTAATGCCAAAGAAGAATCTGTAAATACTATTTTAGAGTATGTACAGAAAAAAGAAGAAGGAGTAGTAGATAAGGTTTTTGTTACAGGTTGTTTATCCGAACGATATAAGCCGGATTTGGAGGAAGAAATTCCTGATGTAGATCAATATTTTGGTACTACAGAGCTTCCTGGATTATTAAAAGCTTTGGGAGCCGATTATAAACATGAATTGATTGGAGAACGATTAACTACAACTCCAAAAAATTATGCATATCTCAAAATTGCCGAAGGATGTGACCGCCCTTGCTCTTTCTGTGCAATACCTTTGATGAGAGGTACTCATAAATCTACACCTATTGAAGAATTAGTGATAGAAGCAGAAAAGTTAGCTGCAGATGGAGTAAAAGAATTGGTTCTGATTGCACAGGATTTAACCTATTATGGATTAGATCTTTATAAAGAAAGAAAATTAGCAGATTTACTAAGAGCATTAGTAAAGGTTGACGGAATAGAATGGATACGTTTGCATTATGCGTTTCCGACGGGGTTTCCTATGGAAGTGCTTAATGTAATGAAAGAAGAACCAAAAGTATGTAATTATATCGATATACCATTACAGCATATTTCTGACCCGATACTAAAATCGATGCGACGAGGAACTACCAAAGCAAAAACAACAAAACTTCTCGAAGAGTTTAGAGAAGCTGTTCCCGAAATGGCTATTCGTACCACACTTATTGTTGGATATCCAGGAGAAACGCAGGAAGATTTTGAAACCTTAAGAGCTTGGGTAAAAGAAATGCGTTTTGAACGTTTGGGATGCTTCACATATTCTCATGAAGAAAATACTCATGCTTTTAACCTGGAAGATGATGTGCCCGAAGAAATAAAAATAGAAAGAGCTAACGAGATTATGGAGATCCAATCACAAATCTCATGGGAGCTAAACCAACAAAAAATTGGGCAAGAATTTAGAATAATTGTGGATCGTAAAGAGGGAAATTATTTTGTTGGTCGTACCGAGTTTGACTCCCCAGATGTGGATAATGAAGTCCTAATAAATGCATCTAAGTATTACCTTAAAACAGGTGATTTTGCAACAGTAAAAATAAATGAAGCAGAGGATTTTGATTTATATGGCGAGGTAATTTAA
- a CDS encoding serine hydrolase domain-containing protein has translation MKTKSIPFLVLILCFTLSCSDNESIETIDNETINIDSNTLYFPPIDSDTWETISTQELGWNINNEQPLYDFLETKNTKAFIILKNGKIVIEKYFNGGSVSDNNPWYSAGKTLTAFTVGIAQQENLLNINDISATFLGTEWANITTEQENAITVRNHLTMTTGLDYNVLNQNCTDSACFTYLNDPGNFWYYHNASYTILKDIISGATNQEYSTYFDSKIKNKIGMNGTWITLGYVNIYYSTARSMSRFGLLNLNKGTWDTTEILTDQNYFTQMTSTSQTLNQSYGYLWWLNGKSSYRIPGFENEFIGSLIPDAPEDLIAGLGKNDQKLYIVPSQNLVIVRMGDDTGGSLLGPSGFDNELWEKINLLIN, from the coding sequence ATGAAAACGAAATCTATACCATTTCTGGTTTTGATATTGTGCTTTACTCTATCTTGTTCTGATAATGAGTCTATAGAAACAATAGATAATGAAACGATTAATATCGATTCTAACACCTTATATTTTCCGCCTATTGATTCAGATACCTGGGAAACTATATCTACTCAAGAATTAGGATGGAATATCAATAATGAGCAGCCACTATATGATTTCCTTGAAACCAAAAACACTAAAGCGTTTATCATTCTTAAAAATGGAAAAATTGTTATTGAAAAATACTTTAACGGAGGATCAGTTTCTGACAATAACCCCTGGTACTCGGCAGGAAAAACTTTAACTGCATTTACAGTCGGAATAGCCCAACAAGAGAATTTACTAAATATTAATGACATTTCGGCAACGTTCCTGGGGACCGAATGGGCTAATATTACTACCGAACAAGAAAATGCAATAACGGTTAGAAATCATTTAACCATGACAACAGGTTTAGATTATAATGTTTTAAATCAGAACTGTACAGATTCTGCCTGCTTTACCTACCTTAATGATCCTGGTAATTTTTGGTATTATCATAATGCTTCATATACGATACTAAAAGATATCATTTCGGGAGCTACTAATCAGGAGTATAGCACTTATTTTGATTCAAAAATCAAAAATAAAATAGGAATGAACGGTACATGGATTACTCTTGGTTATGTAAACATTTACTATAGTACAGCTAGAAGTATGTCTCGTTTTGGTTTGCTAAACCTAAATAAAGGAACCTGGGATACTACAGAAATTCTTACTGATCAAAATTATTTTACACAAATGACCTCTACTTCTCAGACGTTAAATCAATCCTATGGTTATTTATGGTGGTTAAATGGAAAATCAAGTTATAGGATTCCTGGATTTGAAAATGAATTCATTGGGTCACTAATCCCCGATGCTCCAGAAGATCTTATAGCAGGTCTGGGTAAAAACGATCAAAAACTATATATCGTTCCTAGTCAAAATCTGGTTATCGTAAGAATGGGTGATGATACGGGGGGTTCATTATTAGGGCCTTCTGGATTTGATAATGAATTATGGGAAAAAATTAATCTACTTATAAATTAA
- a CDS encoding TonB-dependent receptor plug domain-containing protein encodes MIRLIILHSKKVKSNVKNTSYIGVLFFAFCVNIYGQNEIKKQPLAAIIYDLEYRYPFQFTYANDVIENIVVISPHSDLTFEEALSYLEKETHLIFTILANNFVSINKRNKSLVICGEIKTSIGTPIQSATIQSENVSAISNEQGYFELEVKEDQKNITIDHLGYQTLTLSITSFHSDSCLTIYPELKTVDLQEIILKNYITKGISKTNVGGFKIDYSNFGILPGLIETDVLQTIQALPGVQSADETVSNINIRGGTHDQNLIMWDGIKMYQSGHFFGLISVFNPNITSKATLIKNGTHSEHTDGISGTIIMNSDSKVNNDFSASIGVNMINVDAFTDIPIGKKSSLQLSTRKSINEFLKTPTYSSYFDRISQDSELDNNNEEEVSNSNIEFDFYDANIRWNYEFSDRDKVRANFLLINNRLVFTENTAINLEPVSRQSNITQNSIAGGIWYERNWNENFISSLQLYETDYKLRSTNANLQQGQRFLQENKVSETGVKLNTSYKFNKNMSLQNGYQFIETGITNLNDVDVPIFIEQQVRVIRTHGLFSQANYKTKDKRLFLSLGVRYTYNEKFNTHFIEPRVRYNQRIGKYINLEVLGEFKHQNTSQVINFQNDFLGIEKRRWILANDVDVPVIKSKQISLGLQYNRKGWLVTAEGYHKMIDGITSRSQGFQNQYEFVRSIGDFTVSGLEFLVNKRFVNISTWLSYSYTNNEYAFETFKEREFPNNIDITHSITWGGAYSFKAFKISAGLNWNSGLPTTRPVLSEPVVEEEINYDRANSDRLQEYFRLDFSAVYDFNLTKRIKAHTGVSIWNVTNNKNTITNYYSLNEEKIPQETRKTTLGVTPNVVFRVSF; translated from the coding sequence TTGATACGTCTAATCATATTACATTCCAAAAAAGTAAAGAGTAATGTAAAGAATACCAGTTACATTGGGGTATTGTTTTTTGCCTTTTGTGTAAACATTTATGGTCAGAACGAAATCAAGAAACAACCTCTTGCCGCCATTATTTATGATTTAGAATATCGCTATCCATTTCAGTTTACGTATGCAAACGATGTTATTGAAAATATAGTTGTTATATCCCCGCATAGTGATCTAACGTTTGAAGAAGCTCTTAGCTACCTCGAAAAAGAAACCCATCTTATTTTTACCATTCTGGCGAATAATTTTGTTTCAATTAATAAACGTAATAAATCATTGGTAATCTGTGGAGAAATTAAAACCAGCATAGGCACCCCTATACAAAGTGCTACAATTCAAAGTGAAAATGTATCGGCAATTAGTAATGAACAAGGATATTTTGAACTTGAGGTTAAAGAAGATCAAAAAAATATTACGATCGATCATTTGGGGTATCAAACCTTAACTCTTTCTATAACGTCTTTTCACAGCGATAGTTGCTTAACTATTTATCCAGAACTGAAAACTGTTGATTTACAAGAAATCATTCTTAAAAATTATATAACAAAAGGAATAAGTAAAACTAATGTAGGAGGGTTTAAGATAGATTATTCAAATTTCGGAATTCTTCCAGGACTTATTGAAACTGATGTATTACAAACAATACAGGCTTTACCAGGAGTTCAAAGTGCAGATGAAACGGTTTCAAATATAAATATAAGAGGAGGGACCCATGATCAAAACCTGATTATGTGGGATGGCATAAAAATGTACCAATCGGGTCATTTTTTTGGATTGATATCCGTTTTTAACCCAAATATAACGTCAAAAGCTACCCTAATAAAAAATGGAACGCATTCAGAACATACAGATGGAATTTCAGGAACAATTATAATGAATTCAGACTCTAAAGTTAATAATGATTTCTCAGCTAGTATAGGTGTAAATATGATTAATGTTGACGCTTTTACTGATATTCCGATTGGTAAAAAATCTTCTTTACAACTTTCTACTAGAAAATCGATTAATGAATTCTTGAAAACACCTACATATTCTAGTTATTTTGATAGGATATCGCAGGATAGTGAATTAGACAACAATAATGAAGAAGAAGTGTCAAACTCTAATATAGAGTTTGACTTTTATGATGCTAATATAAGATGGAATTATGAATTTTCAGACAGAGATAAAGTGAGAGCCAATTTTTTGTTGATTAATAACCGCTTAGTCTTTACTGAAAATACAGCTATAAATTTGGAGCCAGTTTCTCGCCAAAGCAACATTACGCAAAATAGTATTGCTGGAGGTATCTGGTATGAAAGAAATTGGAATGAAAATTTTATTTCTTCTTTACAGTTGTACGAAACAGATTATAAATTAAGATCTACAAATGCAAATCTTCAACAAGGACAGCGGTTCTTGCAAGAGAATAAAGTTTCTGAAACAGGAGTTAAACTTAATACATCTTATAAGTTCAATAAAAATATGTCTCTTCAAAATGGATATCAATTTATCGAAACTGGAATCACGAATTTAAATGATGTTGATGTTCCCATTTTTATTGAGCAACAAGTTAGAGTAATCCGAACACATGGTTTATTTTCTCAAGCTAATTATAAAACAAAAGATAAAAGGTTATTTCTTAGTCTAGGTGTTCGGTATACTTATAATGAAAAGTTTAATACCCATTTTATTGAACCTAGAGTGAGGTATAATCAACGTATAGGTAAATATATTAATCTAGAAGTGTTGGGCGAATTTAAACATCAAAATACCTCTCAGGTGATTAATTTTCAGAATGATTTTTTGGGTATTGAGAAACGAAGATGGATCTTGGCAAATGATGTTGATGTACCTGTAATCAAAAGTAAGCAGATTTCATTAGGATTACAATATAACCGGAAAGGTTGGTTGGTAACAGCAGAAGGGTATCATAAAATGATAGATGGTATCACCTCAAGAAGCCAGGGATTTCAAAACCAGTATGAATTTGTAAGATCTATTGGTGATTTTACTGTTAGTGGATTAGAGTTCTTGGTTAATAAACGGTTTGTAAATATCAGTACGTGGCTAAGCTATTCATATACCAATAACGAATATGCCTTTGAAACCTTTAAAGAAAGAGAATTCCCTAACAATATAGATATTACACATTCTATTACTTGGGGAGGAGCCTATTCATTTAAAGCATTTAAAATTTCGGCAGGACTTAATTGGAATTCAGGACTGCCAACAACTAGACCAGTACTATCAGAACCTGTTGTTGAAGAAGAAATTAATTATGACAGAGCTAATAGTGATAGATTACAGGAGTATTTTAGATTAGACTTTTCGGCAGTTTATGATTTTAACTTAACTAAAAGAATCAAAGCACATACTGGTGTATCCATTTGGAATGTTACTAATAATAAAAATACCATTACGAATTATTATTCATTAAATGAAGAAAAGATCCCTCAAGAAACTCGAAAAACTACATTAGGAGTTACTCCTAATGTAGTTTTTCGAGTTTCTTTTTAA